A stretch of Perognathus longimembris pacificus isolate PPM17 chromosome 1, ASM2315922v1, whole genome shotgun sequence DNA encodes these proteins:
- the Arpc1a gene encoding actin-related protein 2/3 complex subunit 1A: MSLHQFLLEPITCHAWNRDRTQIALSPNNHEVHIYKKNGSQWVKAQELKEHNGHITGIDWAPKSDRIVTCGADRNAYVWSQKDGVWKPTLVILRINRAATFVKWSPLENKFAVGSGARLISVCYFESENDWWVSKHIKKPIRSTVLSLDWHPNNVLLAAGSCDFKCRVFSAYIKEVDEKPASTPWGSKMPFGQLMSEFGGSGTGGWVHGVSFSASGNRLAWVSHDSTVSVADASKSVQVSTLKTEFLPLLSVSFISENSVVAAGHDCCPMLFNYDDRGCLTFVSKLDIPKQSIQRNMSAMERFRNMDKRATTEDRHAALETLHQNSITQVSIYEVDKQDCRKFCTTGIDGAMTIWDFKTLEASIQGLRIM; the protein is encoded by the exons ATGTCGCTGCACCAGTTCTTACTAGAGCCCATCACCTGTCATGCCTGGAACAGGGACCGAACTC AGATCGCCCTTAGCCCCAATAATCACGAGGTACACATCTACAAGAAGAATGGGAGCCAGTGGGTGAAGGCTCAGGAGCTAAAGGAGCACAATGGACACATCACAG GCATTGACTGGGCTCCGAAGAGCGACCGCATAGTCACTTGCGGGGCAGACCGAAATGCCTATGTCTGGAGTCAGAAAGACGGCGTGTGGAAGCCCACGCTGGTGATCCTGAGGATTAATCGTGCAGCCACGTTTGTGAAGTGGTCACCCCTGGAGAACAAATTTGCTGTGGGCAGTGGTGCACGACTCATTTCTGTTTGTTACTTCGAGTCTGAAAATGACTG GTGGGTGAGCAAGCACATCAAGAAGCCGATCCGCTCTACCGTCCTTAGCCTGGACTGGCATCCCAACAACGTCTTGCTGGCTGCAGGGTCATGTGACTTCAAATGCAG AGTATTTTCTGCCTATATTAAAGAAGTGGATGAGAAGCCAGCTAGTACACCCTGGGGCAGCAAGATGCCTTTTGGTCAGCTGATGTCAGAGTTTGGTGGCAGTGGTACTGGTGGCTGGGTCCACGGGGTCAGCTTCTCCGCCAGTGGAAACCGTCTTGCCTGGGTCAGCCACGACAGCACCGTATCTGTGGCTGATGCCTCCAAGAGTGTGCA GGTTTCCACTCTGAAGACTGAGTTCCTGCCACTCCTCAGCGTGTCCTTCATCTCCGAGAACAGTGTCGTAGCTGCC GGCCACGACTGCTGCCCCATGCTGTTTAACTATGATGACCGTGGCTGCCTGACCTTTGTCTCCAAGCTGGACATCCCCAAACAGAGCATCCAGCGCAACATGTCAGCCATGGAGCGCTTCCGCAACATGGACAAGAGGGCCACCACCGAGGACCGCCACGCTGCCCTGGAGACGCTGCACCAGAACAGCATCAC CCAAGTGTCTATCTATGAGGTCGACAAGCAAGACTGTCGCAAATTCTGCACTACTGGCATCGATGGAGCCATGACCATTTGGGATTTCAAG ACCTTGGAAGCTTCCATCCAGGGCCTCCGGATAATGTGA